In Stanieria sp. NIES-3757, the DNA window CGCGATCGTCTTCGGACAAATTTTCTTGCTGTTCAACTGTCGTTCGCGGCGTTACACCATGTTCAAATTGGGGGTCTTCTCCAACCGTTGGTTGCTTATAGGTGTTGTTTTGATGGTGTTGGCTCAGCTACTGTTTACCTACACGCCGATGATGAACAAACTCTTCCGCACTGATGGGATTGGACTTAATGACTGGGCTATTATCATTGGAGCTTCTGTTGTATTCTATCTTATTGTAGAAATGGTTAAACGTTGGCTGAAATTTAGTGAATCAAGGTACTCAGTTCGCACATAAAGTTATATTAAATCCTCTTAAGCAACCATAATAAATATCGGTGGAGAAAGGCAGGAAGCAGTCAAGATGAAAAAATTTCACCACCATGAATGAAAGTAGTTCTTGTGTTTTGCTTTGGTTACTTTCAGGTTAGAAGGAAAAAAAGAATTAAAGCAATCAAGCTCACGGGGTGACAACCCCTTGGAATAGAAGATGAACAGTCAGGAGAGCGGGAAGATGGTAGAAAAAAGGGGTCGAACTTCTTGAGAAAAACCCCTAAGCAAAAATGTTGCCAAAATTCTATCACAAATGCTTCTCTAAGTTGTTAACTTCAAGGCAATATACTACGTTACAAATAATTATTTTCTTATTGCAAAGTTACAGAACAATTCAGATTGAGAAATTAGCTGCTTTACTACCAATTCCCATCAAATATGAGAGCCGTCGTCGTCATCTTCAAAGATTGTTAATCTCACCTAAGTTGAGGCTAAAATGTCTTTGGGTTCCTATCCTCAAAAAATGGCTAAAAATCAATCAATCTCCTAATAAAATAGCTTATGTAGCCATAGATAGAACCAGATGGCAAGAACGAAATTTATTTGTAGCTAGTCTCATCCAAGATAAAAGAGCAATTCCTCTACATTGGCTCTTGCTAGATAAAAAGGGCAATAGCAATTTTCAAGAACAAAAGAGATTACTCAAATTAGTCTTACGGCTGTTAGATGGCTTCAAAATTGTCATTTTAGGTGACCGTGAGTTTGGTCATATATCATTGGCAGATTGGCTCGAAAAACAGGGATGTCAATACGTTATCAGAACGAAAGACAATAAATACATTAAGCAAAAAGAAGAAAATTATCAGTTATTAAAATTTTTAGGACTTAAACCAGGAAAATCTTTTTATTTACCATCAGTTAAACTAACCAAACAAAAAGGTTTTGGTGTAGTTAATCTTGCTGGATATTGGTCACAGAAGACCAAAAAGAAGCAAAAAAATGAAGGATGGTATTTGATTACAAATTTACCCAATTTAAAACAAGCAGTATTCGCTTACCAACATCGTTATGGAATCGAGGCAATGTTTAAAGATTGTAAAACAGGAGGTTATAATTTAGAACAATGTCATGGCAATGACCAACGTTTACTGGCTTTAGTTTTATTAATAGCAATCGCTTATACTTGTGCCATTAAAAGAGGTAAACAAATTAAATCTATGGGGATTCAAAAGTATATTTGTCGTCTAAAATCAGCTAGAAGAACTACAAGACGACACAGTAATTTTTGGATAGGTTTGTATGGTGGATTATGGATTAAAACCTATGAATTTTGTCATGATTTGGTAGAGCAGTTAATGAGATTTACTCCTAATAAGTTACCTTTCTACCAACAAGGTCTGAGGGCTAAAAGACTCATTCAAACTGCTTTTTAGCTTGGTTGTCACCCCGTAAGGCAATCAAGTTTATCACAACTAATTAAACAGATTTCATATTATAGCAGCCGAATTATAGGTTAGGACAAAGTATTTAACGTAAGGGCGAATGGCCATTCGCCCTTACAAAATTTATGCGTCCTGATCTTTCCTTCGACGGCTATACCAGCCAACCCCAACGATCAAATCGAAAGGACAACAAAAATAGATCGGTTGTCCGAGAAAAATTAAACAATTTTTGTCGAGCAGACGATCGCGGTTAGCGTGCTAAGTCTATGGTGGTAAGGCAGCACTCGCTGCGCGAGATCGCTTCATTCTACTTTTTCTAGTTTATGAACAACTGAGCAGTGCGTACCCACCTCAACTCATAAATAGGTAACCATAAACACCAATTGATCGCCTTCATAATAAGGAAGATAGTAGGTACCAGCAAATAGGTAATATTCCGTACCTTCCCGCTGTACCTTGGTATAGCCTTCGGGCAAATAGGGCACTATAGCATCCGCTGGGGGATTCACGACCACGTAATTACCTGTAGCCTCATCGAGGATATAGAATGTACCTAGATAATAATAGTAAATCTGGTCGCCTACCGGTGTAGTAATAAACCCTTCGGGTAACGAGGTAACACTAGTACCAGAAGGGGCTGAAACAACCGTATAACCACCCCCATCGTCCCCTTGATAGTAAACACCGTTATCATAGTAAACGTCGTTGGCAGCATCAACCAAGATCGCGGTAGTAGTAATCGTAGCAAACCAGAAGCCGGGCGGATAATAGCTATTCCAATAACTACCGCCATACCACCAGCCATCATCCCAACCGTAATATCTATTGTCCTCTAAGAAGTCTTGACGGTTTTCTTGACGCTCTGTTCTCTGCCCCTGTCTCTCGCCTTGCCGTTCCGTTCTCTGCTCTTGTCTGGTGCCCTGGAGTTCTTGACGCTCGCCTTGCCGTTCCGTTCTCTGTCCTTGTCTCTCGCCCTGACGTTCTGTTCTCTGTACTTGTCCCTGGAATTGGTCGCTGCTTATCTGACGGTTTCCCACGCTCGACGAGCGATTAGCACCCTGTATACTACCGCCTTGGCGCGTAGTTCTACCGCTGCGTGAGGTTGCTGCGCCTCCGGATCTACTAAAGCCACCCGACCTCTGTATACTTCTTCCTCCGCCTCCAAATCCCCCTCCCCCTCTTCCTCCTCTTCCTCGAGCAAAGGCTTCGTCAGCCAACATGCCACCAGTGAAGAGTATCAGCAAAAGAGCAATGGTCGAACGTTGCAATATTTGAAAATAACTTTTCATAGTGACCCATCCTAGTTGTAAATATTAAGCTAATTAAGCTCTACTGCTGCGGTAAAAATTCAATTTCACTTGCCCCCTCAGGTGCGACAAATCTGAACAGGCGATCTGGCAAACGTGGAGAAAAATTCCAATCAGAGAAATAAGCCGTGTACTGTGGTGCTTCTGGTAAGTTTTTGTAGGTAACGATCAACTTACAGGGCACGATTTCAAACCCGTCCTCAATCCAGATTTGCCAGTCAACGTTATCCTGAGTAAAGGCAAGATGGTGACAAAGCCGATCTCCAACCTGGTGTAACCCCAAGTAGTCGCCAGTTTGTACGTTGGCGATAACACCCTGATAAAAATTTCCCGTCAGAAAGTCAGCTAGGGGGGCAGTAATGCCGCGATCTTCCAAGAAAGGTATAGCTTCGTTGAGCGTGTCTGGAGTATCGATATACAAATAATGATTTAAATCCCGATCCAAGAGGATAAAGCGATCGCCATTAAACCACAGATTGCGATTTTGTAAATCTCCTTCCTGATTAACAAAAAGTCGATCGGGTCGCCGCACTGCAATGTTAAAGTTGCTCGTATATTGAATTTTCTGACCCCGAGGTGACACTTCATCTACTTCTACTTCTGCTTGGAACGTAAATTGTTCGGGCTCATCAATGTATTGACCGAGTTCTTGCAGGAGTTCATTGGCAACAGGGTCAATTGTAGGAGCAAGATTTTCAGGACTTTGTTGTGCGCTAACTGGGCTAACCAGAATAACAAATGTCAGTACTACTCCTTGCCCAAAACTATTAGTAAAGCACTGAAAACGCTGTTTTAAATCAGTCATTTCTTGTTGTCTTCGATTTCGTAGCGTGAATGGAATTGGAGATAACTCAGTCTTCATTTTTTGAACTTTGAACAAAAAACAGAATATTTCGGCTAAAACAAACACTAATTACAGCCGAAAAAGTGGTCTTGTGTAGTACGCGCCTTCAGTGAGCGGAACTGAGAAGATAGCTCCTGCCAATATTACTGCTTTCTCAATTTTGCGATCCCTAGTACGATCTAATTTTAACCTATCCCTAATCTAAATTTCTAAATAATAAATATGTACTAAAATGGCAAAATGGACTGAAGGAAGACTTTACCCAGGCTGTAGATTTGGCAGAGCAAATGCCAGAAAAACTCCAGGAGATGAAAGATCTAGCAAAGTACAGTGTCTTGCCTCTCGATGGTCGTAAGACAGAGCGTTTGGACGTAGCCAATCGTCCCAGCCTAACCGAAGGACGAACTCATTTTGTCTATCCCAAAGGTATTCGACTACCTGAAGGTTCTACTCCCGATCTCAAGCACGTCAACCATACCATCACTGTCGATGTAACCATCCCAGATGAAGGGGCAGAAGGAATGCTAGCGACGTTGGGAGGACGCTTTGCTGGCTATGGATTATTCATTCAGGATAACAAGCTAGTGTATCATTACAATTTAGCTGGGGTAGAACGGTACGATGTCGTTTCCGATCGCGATGTGCCGACAGGAAATATAACTTTAAAAGCAGAATACAAAACCGATGCCGATCAACCCTATGCAGGTGCGACGGTAACTCTCTATGCTAACAACCGTAAAATCGGTCAGGGTCGGGTTGAAAAGACTCTTCCTAACCGAATCACTCTCGATGAAACCTTTGATGTCGGCTTTGATACGGGGACACCAGTGAAGGAAAGCTATAAATTACCCTTTACCTTTACAGGTAAGCTCAAGCAAGTGGCGATCAATCTTAACGCTTAGTTTTAAGAATTTGGGGAAGGGTAAGCTTTCATGTTTCCCCTTTCCCTCAACCTAAATTATTGCTTTGCGATCTAAGAAAAATGAGTACTGAGAAAAAGTAACAATGTTGCCAAGAATCTGGAAAGTAACAATCGCCATTGCGATCGCCCTGACTTTCATCTTTCAAACTCCCGTATTGCCCGTTTGAGCGCATACTGTCAAAAAAATCAACATTTTAATTATCTGGGGCGACGATATCGGCTAGTTTAAGACTGTTCTCCCTAGATGAAGTTCTAAAAATTAACTCGGAGGTTCTCGACTCATGAGCATTATCAACCCTAGTAATCCTTTGTTTCGGGCGTTCGTATCGATAACTATTTTTACGTTCGTTCTTTCTCTAGGAATGAGCTTGTCACTCGCCCAACTGCGAGCATTTTGGCAGCATTCGGGATTGATGATACGAACGTTGGTTGCCACGGTAATTTTGCCGCCTTTGCTATTGGCACTGTTGATTTTGACCGTCGATTTGCCCAAACCCGTACCCATCGCTCTGGCATTGCTAATGGCTGCCCCTGGTCCTCCCCTGCTTACTCAACGTATTTCCCAAGCAGGGGTGAGTCGAGAACTGGCTTTGGATATGCAGGTGACTTTGGCTCTAACCACAATCGTATTTACTCCATTAATTCTCAGTCTGTTTCAAGCCGGATTTCCTGACGCTAGCGATGTCAGGCTCGATATCTGGGTAATTGCTAGAAAGGTAGCTTTCGTACAGTTTTTACCCCTTGGTATAGGCTTTGCCATTCATCAAATTCAGGCAGAGTGGGTAGAAAAATTAACGGTGATTCTTAATAAATTGTCTCAAGTACTTGTCTTAATTTTAGTGCTCGCTCTTTTAATATCGCTCGTTACCTCAAAGCTGCTGTTAACCTTGGGCTGGGCGCCTTTTTTGACGATTGCACTGTTTAACGTGTTGCTCTTGGCAATAGGTCATCTCTTGACTACTGGTTACGCAAAGCAGATCCAGGCTAGTGTCGCCATATCATCGATCGCTCGTAATCTAGGATTGGCGATTTTTATTGCTACTTCTCTCAGACGAGCCGATGCGATTTTAACTATCCTAGCAGCTCAAATCGTTGGTATTATTATCAATTTACCCTATACTCGATGGATAAAACGCAGGTGATTTCTAAGGTTCTAGGTCTAAAATACTCGTACTACCAGCAATTTAGCTAGTGCGAGCTTCACTGACTAGCGATCGCTAAATTAATTTTACGGTCGGGCTAAAAATTGGGAATAGATCGAGTTTCGGGTTTGCTGTTTTCTCCATTTCCATCTGAATTGGTCAGTTTAGGAAGATTAGCTTCTTGTTTGTTTGCGACATTTTTTAATAACGCTATCGCAGAGATAAGCAGTACAAAGAAAGCCGCGATCGCAGAAAGTTAATTAGATTAAAGTTTTTGGCAATAGACCCGATTTTTTCTTTAAAAATCCCTTACTCCTGCGACTTGGGAAAATCAATCCCCACAATTTTTCCCAACGGATTGAAAATAATCATAAAGCTCCGGTTCTCTCGTTCAAACTCAAGATCTATCAGCACGACGTCAGAACCAGAAGAACTATTCACTACCCGAGAACTCATACGCTGCCTAAAAGGCCCTGTTGCTGCTATAATGTCCATCCACCGCTGCTCGATAGTTTCGGGCAAGATGGTCTTTTTTAAATCGGGAGCTAAGTAACCTCTTGCCACTCCATATTGTCCATTACTCACAGCATCAACAAACTCTTCTGCATTATTTTGAATATTGTCAATCCAAAGAAAGTCAATGGCAGTAATTTGCCGATTGCCGTCCAAGGTAACCACAAAATCGGAGATTTTGTTTTTAAAATTGGCAGTTACCAAAACCGTATAGG includes these proteins:
- a CDS encoding putative transposase, translated to MLPKFYHKCFSKLLTSRQYTTLQIIIFLLQSYRTIQIEKLAALLPIPIKYESRRRHLQRLLISPKLRLKCLWVPILKKWLKINQSPNKIAYVAIDRTRWQERNLFVASLIQDKRAIPLHWLLLDKKGNSNFQEQKRLLKLVLRLLDGFKIVILGDREFGHISLADWLEKQGCQYVIRTKDNKYIKQKEENYQLLKFLGLKPGKSFYLPSVKLTKQKGFGVVNLAGYWSQKTKKKQKNEGWYLITNLPNLKQAVFAYQHRYGIEAMFKDCKTGGYNLEQCHGNDQRLLALVLLIAIAYTCAIKRGKQIKSMGIQKYICRLKSARRTTRRHSNFWIGLYGGLWIKTYEFCHDLVEQLMRFTPNKLPFYQQGLRAKRLIQTAF
- a CDS encoding sulfatase translates to MPEKLQEMKDLAKYSVLPLDGRKTERLDVANRPSLTEGRTHFVYPKGIRLPEGSTPDLKHVNHTITVDVTIPDEGAEGMLATLGGRFAGYGLFIQDNKLVYHYNLAGVERYDVVSDRDVPTGNITLKAEYKTDADQPYAGATVTLYANNRKIGQGRVEKTLPNRITLDETFDVGFDTGTPVKESYKLPFTFTGKLKQVAINLNA
- a CDS encoding hypothetical protein (protein of unknown function DUF202): MSIINPSNPLFRAFVSITIFTFVLSLGMSLSLAQLRAFWQHSGLMIRTLVATVILPPLLLALLILTVDLPKPVPIALALLMAAPGPPLLTQRISQAGVSRELALDMQVTLALTTIVFTPLILSLFQAGFPDASDVRLDIWVIARKVAFVQFLPLGIGFAIHQIQAEWVEKLTVILNKLSQVLVLILVLALLISLVTSKLLLTLGWAPFLTIALFNVLLLAIGHLLTTGYAKQIQASVAISSIARNLGLAIFIATSLRRADAILTILAAQIVGIIINLPYTRWIKRR